A stretch of Gemmatimonadota bacterium DNA encodes these proteins:
- the radC gene encoding DNA repair protein RadC, whose amino-acid sequence GPPGSNSVDVATDLLSTSGGSLRALARRPQRDLEAVPGVGPAVSARVSAALELGRRLASESPVARRRIRHPSDVFDLCGPRLRDLPHEEFWAILLDSQHGVLREVQVSRGILDASIVHPREVFRHAILENASAIIVVHNHPSGDVTPSPEDRAVTAQLARSGRILGIPVLDHVVIGDGRWVSLAEQGALDGGGARGAGAKD is encoded by the coding sequence GGCCCTCCGGGCAGCAACTCGGTGGACGTCGCCACAGACCTGTTGTCCACCTCCGGAGGATCGTTGCGAGCGCTCGCGCGGAGGCCTCAGCGGGATCTGGAGGCGGTCCCCGGAGTCGGCCCCGCCGTTTCGGCGCGTGTGAGCGCGGCGCTGGAGTTGGGGCGCCGCCTCGCCAGCGAGTCGCCGGTGGCCAGGCGGCGGATCCGACACCCCAGTGACGTCTTCGATCTGTGCGGACCACGCCTACGGGATCTGCCGCACGAGGAGTTCTGGGCGATACTGTTGGACAGCCAACACGGAGTGCTGCGCGAGGTCCAGGTGTCGCGAGGGATCCTCGACGCCTCCATCGTCCACCCCCGCGAGGTGTTCCGTCACGCCATCCTCGAGAACGCTTCCGCTATCATCGTCGTCCACAACCACCCCTCCGGCGACGTGACCCCGTCACCCGAGGATCGTGCCGTTACCGCGCAGCTCGCGCGGAGCGGGCGGATTCTGGGCATCCCGGTTCTGGACCACGTGGTCATCGGAGACGGTCGCTGGGTCTCGCTGGCGGAGCAGGGCGCGCTGGATGGAGGCGGCGCGCGGGGCGCGGGCGCGAAGGACTGA
- a CDS encoding SDR family NAD(P)-dependent oxidoreductase, translated as MRAFVTGAGGFIGSHLVEALLRRGDSVRALVRYNSRGSLGWLDESRERDHEQLEVLAGDVRDSGQMRRAVDGCDMVFHLAALIGIPYSYQAARSYVQTNVSGTLNVLEAAREAGVERFLHTSTSEVYGSALNVPIDESHPLQPQSPYSATKIGADQLALSYCHSFDLPVTVVRPFNTYGPRQSARAVIPTIITQMLAGPGPVRLGSTHPTRDFTYVDDTVRGFLALAGAAAGAGEVFNLGTGFEISIAELVALIADIVGVEPALARDDARVRPEGSEVDRLLSDNNRVREVAGWRPALGGRDGLRAGLERTVEWFSDPSVRAAGGIDAYAV; from the coding sequence GTGAGGGCGTTCGTCACCGGTGCTGGAGGATTCATCGGATCGCATCTGGTCGAGGCGCTGCTGAGGCGCGGCGACTCGGTGCGTGCGCTGGTGCGGTACAACTCCCGGGGCAGCCTGGGCTGGTTGGACGAGTCTCGCGAGCGCGATCACGAGCAGCTCGAAGTGCTCGCGGGCGATGTCCGCGACTCGGGCCAGATGCGGCGCGCGGTCGACGGCTGCGACATGGTGTTCCACCTCGCCGCTCTCATCGGCATTCCTTACTCCTACCAGGCCGCGCGCAGCTACGTTCAGACGAACGTCTCGGGCACGCTCAACGTGTTGGAGGCTGCCCGCGAAGCCGGGGTCGAGCGGTTCCTGCACACGTCCACGAGCGAGGTGTATGGATCCGCGTTGAACGTGCCGATAGACGAATCGCACCCGCTGCAGCCGCAGTCGCCGTATTCGGCCACGAAGATCGGAGCGGATCAGCTGGCGCTCTCGTATTGCCACTCGTTCGATCTGCCGGTGACCGTCGTTCGCCCCTTCAACACCTACGGGCCGCGCCAGTCGGCTCGCGCCGTAATCCCGACGATCATCACGCAGATGCTCGCTGGCCCGGGCCCCGTGCGCCTGGGGTCGACGCATCCGACCCGTGACTTCACCTACGTGGACGACACGGTGAGGGGCTTTCTCGCTCTCGCGGGGGCCGCGGCGGGCGCCGGCGAGGTCTTCAACCTGGGCACCGGATTCGAGATTTCGATCGCGGAACTCGTCGCCTTGATCGCTGACATCGTCGGCGTAGAGCCGGCGCTCGCGCGCGACGACGCGCGCGTTAGGCCCGAGGGAAGCGAAGTGGACCGTCTGCTCTCCGATAACAACCGTGTGCGCGAGGTGGCCGGCTGGCGGCCCGCTCTGGGGGGTCGCGACGGGTTGCGCGCGGGTCTGGAGAGGACCGTCGAGTGGTTCTCCGACCCCTCGGTCCGTGCGGCCGGCGGCATAGACGCGTACGCGGTGTGA
- a CDS encoding LegC family aminotransferase, with protein sequence MAVRPADITAAIARVVGALKSPLGLHEPDLSEAEAATVAECVESGWVSYGGRYVDEFEDRLSTVVGGPVAATVNGTAALELALVAAGVRPGDEVLVPAFTFAATAAAVVHAGGVPHFVDIEPERLGVDPIAVDAYLSRIAVGDSAGAKNKSTGRPIRALVAVHVFGHPCELAGLADVAGKYGLILVEDAAESLGSRHQGTHTGLFGAAGAFSFNGNKIVTTGGGGAVVSRDADLLAHARHLSTTAKIPHAWEYRHDAVGYNYRMPALNAALGCAQLDRLGEFLAAKRELAERYSAAFAEIDGVSVMAEPPHAESNYWLNALILPDVEGLLEDILAHNHAAGYRTRPAWTPLHTLAPYADCPRMELPETGRAARTVLNVPSSAALGCRR encoded by the coding sequence ATGGCCGTGCGGCCGGCCGACATCACCGCGGCGATCGCTCGGGTCGTGGGAGCCCTGAAGTCCCCGCTGGGCCTGCATGAGCCCGATCTGTCCGAAGCCGAAGCGGCCACCGTAGCCGAATGCGTCGAGAGCGGCTGGGTTTCCTACGGGGGACGGTACGTGGACGAGTTCGAGGATCGACTGTCCACCGTCGTCGGGGGTCCCGTCGCGGCCACGGTGAACGGCACCGCGGCGCTGGAACTGGCGTTGGTCGCCGCCGGCGTGCGTCCGGGTGACGAAGTACTCGTGCCGGCGTTCACGTTCGCGGCGACCGCAGCGGCGGTCGTGCACGCGGGGGGCGTTCCTCATTTCGTGGACATCGAGCCCGAGCGGCTCGGCGTGGATCCCATAGCCGTCGATGCGTACCTGAGTCGGATCGCCGTCGGTGACTCCGCCGGGGCGAAGAACAAGAGCACCGGCCGACCCATCCGTGCGCTGGTCGCCGTGCACGTGTTCGGGCACCCCTGCGAGTTGGCGGGCCTCGCCGATGTCGCCGGAAAATACGGCCTCATCCTTGTCGAAGATGCGGCGGAGTCGCTCGGGTCTCGTCACCAGGGCACGCACACCGGTCTCTTCGGCGCGGCGGGCGCTTTCAGCTTCAACGGGAACAAGATCGTCACCACGGGCGGCGGGGGCGCGGTGGTTTCTCGCGACGCGGATCTGCTGGCGCACGCGCGTCATTTGAGCACGACCGCGAAGATCCCGCACGCGTGGGAGTACAGGCACGACGCCGTCGGCTACAACTACCGCATGCCGGCGCTCAACGCCGCGCTGGGGTGCGCGCAACTGGACCGCCTGGGCGAGTTCCTGGCGGCGAAGAGGGAATTGGCGGAGCGATATTCGGCGGCTTTCGCGGAGATCGACGGCGTGAGCGTGATGGCTGAGCCGCCCCACGCCGAGAGCAACTACTGGCTCAACGCCCTCATCCTGCCCGACGTGGAGGGCCTGCTGGAGGACATCCTGGCTCACAATCACGCCGCGGGCTACCGGACGCGCCCTGCGTGGACTCCTCTGCACACGCTGGCGCCGTACGCCGACTGCCCGCGCATGGAGCTGCCCGAGACCGGGCGCGCCGCGCGAACCGTGCTGAATGTCCCCAGCTCCGCCGCCTTGGGGTGTCGGCGATGA
- the neuC gene encoding UDP-N-acetylglucosamine 2-epimerase has protein sequence MSAPRRVCVVTGSRAEFDLLRWLMADVREDPALELQVVATGMHLSPEFGRTVTHLEEAGFPPDDIVESLLSADTPSAVAKSVGLGLIGFADVFRRLDPDIVVILGDRFESFAAAQAAAIARHVIAHVHGGEAAEGAVDEAIRHAITKMAHYHFVATDEYRRRVIQLGEDPDRVFDFGAPGLDRLRRTSLLSHAAVAEFVALSGDGPLVVATYHPVTLSDRDQVADLDEVLAALAGLGSARIVITLANADAAGRALNDRLRGFESEHPDRVRLFAALGQERYLSLLAAAAVVVGNSSSGIIEAPSVGTPTVNVGPRQRGRVRGASVIDCDAERSAVQGAIERAFSADFLDGAFAEPSPYDRGGASHRICAELARVPLEGVVMKRFYDLPARGS, from the coding sequence ATGAGCGCGCCGCGCCGCGTGTGCGTGGTCACGGGCAGTCGGGCGGAATTCGATCTGCTGCGCTGGCTCATGGCCGACGTTCGTGAGGACCCCGCTCTGGAGCTACAAGTCGTCGCGACCGGCATGCACCTTTCGCCGGAGTTCGGTCGCACCGTCACGCACCTCGAGGAAGCAGGCTTCCCGCCGGACGACATCGTCGAGTCGCTGCTGTCGGCGGACACGCCGTCCGCGGTGGCGAAGTCGGTCGGGCTCGGGCTGATAGGGTTCGCGGACGTGTTTCGGCGCCTCGATCCGGACATCGTGGTCATCCTGGGGGATCGGTTCGAGTCGTTCGCGGCGGCCCAGGCGGCGGCGATCGCCAGACACGTGATCGCGCACGTGCACGGGGGCGAGGCGGCCGAGGGTGCCGTGGACGAGGCGATTCGGCACGCCATCACCAAGATGGCCCACTACCACTTCGTGGCGACGGACGAGTACCGTCGCCGAGTGATCCAGTTGGGCGAGGACCCGGATCGCGTATTCGACTTCGGAGCGCCCGGCTTGGATCGGCTGCGGCGCACATCGTTGCTGTCGCATGCGGCGGTGGCGGAGTTCGTGGCGCTGTCCGGCGATGGACCGCTGGTCGTGGCGACATATCATCCCGTTACGCTCAGCGACCGCGACCAGGTCGCCGATCTCGACGAGGTCCTGGCGGCTCTGGCTGGCCTCGGTTCCGCCCGCATCGTCATTACGCTGGCAAACGCCGACGCCGCGGGCCGGGCGCTCAACGATCGCCTGAGGGGCTTCGAGTCGGAGCATCCGGACCGGGTTCGCCTTTTCGCGGCGCTCGGACAGGAGAGGTATTTGAGTCTACTGGCTGCGGCGGCCGTGGTCGTTGGCAATTCCTCGAGCGGGATCATCGAGGCCCCGAGCGTAGGCACGCCGACCGTCAACGTCGGTCCGCGCCAGCGCGGGCGGGTGCGCGGTGCGTCGGTGATCGACTGCGACGCCGAGCGCAGCGCTGTGCAGGGTGCCATTGAGCGTGCCTTCAGCGCGGACTTCCTGGACGGTGCTTTCGCAGAGCCGTCTCCCTACGACCGAGGCGGAGCGTCGCACAGAATCTGCGCCGAGTTGGCGCGCGTGCCGCTGGAGGGAGTCGTCATGAAGCGTTTCTACGACCTGCCTGCGCGCGGTTCGTGA